A window of the Amycolatopsis solani genome harbors these coding sequences:
- a CDS encoding FAD-binding oxidoreductase, which produces MTHSPETQRRTLTGWGRTAPTVADVLTTPDVETIAKAVRQAGERGVIARGLGRSYGDPAQNAGGLVVDMTALDRIHSIDPDSGLVDLDAGVSLDKLMREALPHGLWVPVLPGTRQVTIGGAIANDIHGKNHHSAGSFGNHVVSMDLLTADGQVRTLTPEGPDSELFWATVAGIGLTGIIVRATIRMKKTETAYFIVDADRTASLDETLGLFTDGSDLTYDYSMSVPDLISSDHRLGRATFSRGSLAKLDQLPPKLRAEPLKFDAPQLATLPDVFPNGLGNKLTFGLINELWQKTVPKKGARGKIQNLTQFYHPLDMLSEWNRAYGSKGFLQYQFSVPFGAEDQLKALCRRIATSGHYSFLNVFKRMGDANPAPLSWPSPGWMLSVDFPIKRGLSAFCLELDDAVLAAGGRLYTAKDSRTSAETFAKMYPRLEEWRKIRASVDPEGVFASDMSRRLEL; this is translated from the coding sequence GTGACCCACTCCCCCGAGACACAGCGTCGCACGCTCACCGGCTGGGGACGCACCGCTCCGACCGTCGCCGACGTCCTGACCACGCCGGATGTCGAGACCATCGCCAAGGCCGTGCGCCAGGCCGGCGAGCGCGGCGTCATCGCGCGTGGCCTCGGCCGGTCCTACGGCGACCCGGCGCAGAACGCGGGCGGCCTGGTCGTCGACATGACCGCGCTCGACCGGATCCACTCGATCGACCCGGACTCGGGCCTCGTGGACCTCGACGCCGGCGTCAGCCTCGACAAGCTGATGCGCGAGGCGCTGCCGCACGGCCTGTGGGTCCCCGTGCTCCCGGGCACCCGCCAGGTGACGATCGGCGGCGCGATCGCCAACGACATCCACGGCAAGAACCACCACAGCGCGGGCAGCTTCGGCAACCACGTCGTGTCGATGGACCTGCTGACCGCGGACGGCCAGGTGCGCACGCTCACCCCGGAGGGCCCCGACTCGGAGCTGTTCTGGGCGACCGTCGCCGGCATCGGCCTGACCGGCATCATCGTGCGCGCCACGATCCGGATGAAGAAGACCGAGACGGCCTACTTCATCGTCGACGCCGACCGCACGGCGAGCCTGGACGAGACGCTCGGCCTGTTCACCGACGGCTCGGACCTCACCTACGACTACTCGATGTCGGTGCCCGACCTGATCTCGTCGGACCACCGCCTCGGCCGGGCGACGTTCTCGCGCGGCTCGCTGGCGAAGCTCGACCAGCTGCCGCCGAAGCTGCGGGCCGAGCCGCTGAAGTTCGACGCGCCGCAGCTGGCGACCCTGCCGGACGTCTTCCCGAACGGCCTGGGCAACAAGCTCACGTTCGGGCTGATCAACGAGCTGTGGCAGAAGACCGTGCCCAAGAAGGGCGCGCGCGGCAAGATCCAGAACCTGACGCAGTTCTACCACCCGCTGGACATGCTGAGCGAGTGGAACCGCGCCTACGGCTCCAAGGGCTTCCTGCAGTACCAGTTCTCGGTGCCGTTCGGCGCGGAGGACCAGCTCAAGGCCCTCTGCCGGCGGATCGCGACGTCGGGCCACTACTCGTTCCTCAACGTGTTCAAGCGCATGGGCGACGCCAACCCGGCGCCCCTGTCGTGGCCGTCGCCGGGCTGGATGCTCAGCGTCGACTTCCCGATCAAGCGCGGCCTGAGCGCGTTCTGCCTGGAGCTGGACGACGCCGTGCTCGCGGCGGGTGGCCGGCTGTACACCGCGAAGGACTCCCGGACGTCCGCGGAGACGTTCGCGAAGATGTACCCGCGGCTCGAAGAATGGCGCAAGATCCGCGCTTCCGTTGACCCCGAAGGCGTTTTCGCCTCTGACATGAGCCGGAGGCTCGAACTGTGA
- a CDS encoding GtrA family protein, giving the protein MVATDPQADIAAAQPSNIGLLGQLIRFALIGGFCALVDLGTYTLLTQVAGMATSPWVDVARAISFIVGTTTAFFLNRKFTFSGGRRDGKAQVGSFVLLYTVTFFVAVGVNQLMLQVLPESAWQHTLCWAVSQATATVINFVMLKWVVFREPSTKEN; this is encoded by the coding sequence GTGGTGGCGACCGATCCGCAAGCCGACATCGCAGCTGCTCAGCCGTCCAACATCGGACTGCTCGGGCAGCTGATTCGCTTCGCCCTGATCGGCGGCTTCTGCGCCCTGGTCGACCTGGGCACGTACACGCTGCTGACCCAGGTGGCCGGGATGGCCACTTCACCGTGGGTCGACGTCGCCCGCGCTATCAGTTTCATCGTGGGTACCACCACGGCGTTCTTCCTGAACCGGAAGTTCACCTTCTCCGGCGGCCGCCGCGACGGCAAGGCGCAGGTCGGCTCGTTCGTCCTGCTCTACACCGTCACGTTCTTCGTCGCGGTCGGGGTGAACCAGCTGATGCTGCAGGTTCTGCCGGAATCGGCGTGGCAGCACACACTGTGCTGGGCCGTGTCGCAGGCCACCGCCACGGTGATCAACTTCGTGATGCTCAAGTGGGTCGTGTTCCGCGAGCCGTCGACCAAGGAGAACTGA
- a CDS encoding decaprenylphospho-beta-D-erythro-pentofuranosid-2-ulose 2-reductase — protein sequence MIDAVGNPQSLLLLGGTSDIALAIAEKYLAEKPLRVVLAARPSPRLDAAAQRLKDRGAEVSTVDFDAKDTASHPGVLDKAFHGGDIDVAVVAFGLLGDPEEVWQDHAKAVELATVNYTAAVSVGVALSEKLKAQGHGKVIALSSVAGERVRRSNFVYGSTKAGFDGFYLGLGEALAPSGVQVTVVRPGHVKTKMTEGLKDAPLAQTAEQVAETAVAAARAGKDLVWAPAQFRLVMSALRHVPRPIFRKLPI from the coding sequence GTGATCGACGCGGTGGGCAACCCCCAATCCCTGCTCCTGCTCGGCGGCACCTCCGACATCGCGCTGGCGATCGCCGAGAAGTACCTGGCCGAGAAGCCCCTGCGGGTCGTGCTGGCCGCGCGCCCGTCGCCCCGGCTGGACGCGGCCGCGCAGCGCCTGAAGGACCGCGGCGCCGAGGTGTCCACTGTGGACTTCGACGCGAAGGACACGGCGTCGCACCCGGGCGTGCTGGACAAGGCGTTCCACGGCGGCGACATCGACGTCGCGGTCGTGGCGTTCGGCCTGCTCGGCGACCCGGAAGAGGTCTGGCAGGACCACGCGAAGGCTGTCGAGCTGGCGACCGTGAACTACACGGCCGCGGTGTCGGTCGGCGTCGCGCTGTCGGAGAAGCTCAAGGCGCAGGGCCACGGCAAGGTGATCGCGCTGTCGTCGGTGGCCGGCGAGCGCGTCCGGCGGTCCAACTTCGTCTACGGGTCCACGAAGGCCGGTTTCGACGGGTTCTACCTGGGTCTGGGCGAGGCGCTGGCGCCGTCCGGCGTGCAGGTGACGGTCGTCCGGCCCGGGCACGTCAAGACGAAGATGACCGAGGGCCTCAAGGACGCCCCGCTGGCGCAGACGGCCGAGCAGGTGGCGGAGACCGCCGTCGCGGCCGCGCGGGCGGGCAAGGACCTCGTGTGGGCGCCGGCGCAGTTCCGCCTGGTGATGTCGGCCCTGCGGCACGTGCCGCGGCCGATCTTCCGCAAGCTCCCGATCTAG
- a CDS encoding VC0807 family protein: MTTTTSERAGLTMLLRDIALPMALYYVLRALDVDALWALLAGAVVPVLRTGYVLARHRRIDPVSAFVLAVLLVNSAVAVFSGDPRLLLVRGAWLTLPLGLVLLGSLLAGQRPLLFRAVCALQPARADDLERLWGVSAPFRQRWRSATLWWGAGCVLLAGTVFVMAFTLPVDVVPVLESALTVLCVVGGVKFTRRRMFAWR, from the coding sequence ATGACGACTACGACGAGCGAACGCGCCGGGCTCACGATGCTGCTCCGCGACATCGCTCTCCCGATGGCCCTGTACTACGTCCTGCGCGCCCTCGACGTCGACGCGTTGTGGGCCCTGCTGGCCGGCGCCGTGGTGCCGGTGCTGCGGACCGGGTACGTCCTGGCGCGGCACCGGCGGATCGACCCGGTCAGCGCGTTCGTGCTGGCCGTGCTGCTGGTCAACAGCGCGGTGGCGGTGTTTTCCGGCGATCCGCGGCTGCTGCTCGTCCGCGGCGCCTGGCTCACGCTGCCGCTGGGCTTGGTGCTGCTGGGGAGCCTGCTCGCCGGGCAGCGGCCGCTGCTCTTCCGGGCGGTCTGCGCCCTCCAGCCGGCCCGTGCCGATGACCTCGAGCGGCTTTGGGGCGTCTCCGCGCCGTTCCGGCAGCGGTGGCGTTCGGCGACGCTGTGGTGGGGCGCCGGGTGCGTCCTGCTGGCCGGCACCGTTTTCGTGATGGCGTTCACGCTGCCCGTGGACGTCGTGCCGGTCCTCGAGTCCGCGCTGACCGTCTTGTGCGTCGTCGGCGGTGTGAAGTTCACGCGGCGCCGGATGTTCGCCTGGCGCTGA